The following are from one region of the Sandaracinus amylolyticus genome:
- a CDS encoding FAD-dependent oxidoreductase produces MRALLNESETLHLGIEGFSWPDLHHPTGLRALHERFDAWLAEQDGEAHARLETWRAAPDALGAKDVSATIVAVAPYVGRFVARLFGVEREVDERSRSIALEEPVFAFRKAVLKKRVIDAKTTPAWSSALETAHAIASAARTTFAADDQDEERAIAIAGLRVHAIDDTARKVARGGGASWTDALREDASRLRASVALADDVSALDDGALAARVIDAIVVSIHARRADAADPVSRWPSLRARHELHHEKLVELRVPKDARAPGELEGPRDHRRERVEPFALTDHRGSPRAIATEVDLCLDCHAREKDSCSKGLKDKSGALKKNPIGVELPGCPLHEPIGEMNELRRGGEVIGALAAVTIANPMCPGTGHRICNDCMKACVFQTSEPVNIPEIETRVLEDVLRLPWGFEIWSLLTRWNPLQVTRPYPRANIGKNVLVVGLGPAGYTLCHHLVNEGFGVVAIDGLKLEPLPPELVGSSERPPVPVRDVDALRAPLEERVIGGFGGVSEYGITVRWDKSFLALLHLNLARRATFRAYGGVRFGGTITLEDAWSLGFDHVAIAAGAGKPTMIDVPNGLARGVRQASDFLMGLQLGGAFKRDSLAQLQVRLPAVVIGGGLTAIDAATELLAYYVVQVEKTLERVEAMARGRSIDAVLARLDEEEREVVREHLEHARALREERAAAARELRAPRIQALLDGWGGVRLAYRRRLADSPAYRLNHEEVAKSLEEGVRYLELLAPAEVHVDRFGAAEAISFERQEIAEGGALRGTGERVKVPARTILVAAGTRPNVTYEREHPGTFAIDRRGFFASHDARVGEDGAITLVPAPSGEGFFTSHAKDGRVVSYYGDNHPKYAGSVVKAMASAKDGHVHVSRLFAREIAALDPAHQSTRDASWSALVATLDDELLARVHETKRLAPGIVEVVVHAPRAARAFRPGQFYRLQGLESLASRAQGTSLVTEGLALTGARTDLERGLVSVIVLEMGASSKLCERMRPGDPIVLMGPTGAPTEIGHGENVLLLGGGLGNAVLFSIGRALREAGSRVLYFAGYRDSAQLFEQDEIEASSDQVIWANDTGASIAPRRPQDGQFRGNIVQAMQAYERGELGERVFSLGEVDRVLAIGSDGMMRAVRDARQGPLVQLGRAKVALGSINSPMQCMMKEICGQCLQRRVDPATGKERFVYTCYEQDQPLDEVDFDFLRQRLRQSSAHEKLADAWLAHVLASESVAQAAE; encoded by the coding sequence ATGCGCGCTTTGCTGAACGAGTCCGAGACGTTGCACCTCGGCATCGAGGGCTTCTCCTGGCCCGATCTGCACCATCCGACCGGGTTGCGAGCGCTGCACGAGCGCTTCGACGCGTGGCTCGCGGAGCAGGACGGCGAGGCCCACGCGCGGCTCGAGACATGGCGTGCGGCGCCGGACGCGCTCGGCGCGAAGGACGTGTCGGCGACGATCGTCGCGGTCGCGCCCTACGTCGGTCGATTCGTCGCGCGGCTCTTCGGGGTCGAGCGCGAGGTCGACGAGCGCTCGCGATCGATCGCGCTCGAGGAGCCGGTGTTCGCGTTCCGCAAGGCGGTGCTCAAGAAGCGGGTGATCGACGCGAAGACCACGCCCGCGTGGAGCAGTGCGCTCGAGACCGCGCACGCGATCGCGTCGGCAGCGCGCACGACGTTCGCCGCCGACGACCAGGACGAAGAGCGCGCGATCGCGATCGCGGGGCTGCGGGTGCACGCGATCGACGACACCGCGCGCAAGGTCGCGCGCGGCGGTGGCGCGAGCTGGACCGACGCGCTGCGCGAGGACGCGTCGCGGCTGCGGGCGTCGGTCGCCCTCGCCGACGACGTGAGCGCGCTCGACGATGGAGCGCTCGCGGCGCGGGTGATCGATGCGATCGTCGTGTCGATCCACGCGCGTCGCGCCGATGCCGCCGATCCGGTGTCGCGCTGGCCCTCGCTGCGCGCGCGCCACGAGCTGCACCACGAGAAGCTCGTCGAGCTGCGGGTGCCCAAGGATGCGCGCGCGCCGGGCGAGCTCGAGGGGCCGCGCGATCATCGTCGCGAGCGGGTCGAGCCGTTCGCGCTCACCGATCATCGCGGCTCGCCGCGTGCGATCGCGACCGAGGTCGATCTCTGCCTCGACTGCCACGCGCGCGAGAAGGACTCGTGCAGCAAGGGCCTCAAGGACAAGAGCGGCGCGCTCAAGAAGAACCCCATCGGCGTCGAGCTGCCGGGCTGTCCGCTGCACGAGCCGATCGGCGAGATGAACGAGCTGCGCCGCGGCGGAGAGGTGATCGGCGCGCTCGCGGCGGTGACGATCGCGAACCCGATGTGCCCCGGCACCGGTCACCGCATCTGCAACGACTGCATGAAGGCGTGCGTCTTCCAGACCTCGGAGCCGGTGAACATCCCGGAGATCGAGACGCGCGTCCTCGAGGACGTGCTGCGTCTGCCCTGGGGCTTCGAGATCTGGTCGCTGCTGACGCGCTGGAACCCGCTCCAGGTCACGCGCCCGTACCCCCGCGCGAACATCGGGAAGAACGTGCTCGTCGTCGGGCTCGGGCCCGCGGGCTACACGCTCTGCCATCACCTCGTGAACGAGGGGTTCGGGGTCGTCGCGATCGACGGGCTGAAGCTCGAGCCGCTGCCGCCCGAGCTGGTGGGATCGAGCGAGCGTCCGCCGGTGCCGGTGCGCGACGTGGACGCGCTGCGCGCGCCGCTCGAGGAGCGCGTGATCGGCGGCTTCGGCGGCGTGAGCGAGTACGGCATCACGGTGCGCTGGGACAAGTCGTTCCTCGCGCTGCTGCACCTGAACCTCGCGCGTCGCGCGACGTTCCGCGCGTATGGCGGCGTGCGCTTCGGCGGGACGATCACGCTCGAGGACGCGTGGTCGCTCGGCTTCGATCACGTCGCGATCGCGGCGGGCGCGGGCAAGCCGACGATGATCGACGTGCCCAACGGGCTCGCGCGCGGCGTGCGCCAGGCGAGCGACTTCCTGATGGGCTTGCAGCTCGGCGGCGCGTTCAAGCGCGACTCGCTCGCGCAGCTCCAGGTGCGCCTGCCCGCGGTCGTGATCGGCGGCGGTCTGACCGCGATCGACGCGGCGACCGAGCTGCTCGCGTACTACGTGGTGCAGGTCGAGAAGACGCTGGAGCGCGTCGAGGCGATGGCGCGCGGGCGCTCGATCGACGCAGTGCTGGCGCGGCTCGACGAGGAAGAGCGCGAGGTGGTGCGCGAGCACCTCGAGCACGCGCGCGCGCTTCGTGAAGAGCGCGCGGCGGCGGCGCGCGAGCTGCGTGCGCCGCGCATCCAGGCGCTGCTCGATGGGTGGGGCGGGGTGCGGCTCGCGTACCGTCGTCGCCTCGCGGACTCGCCGGCGTACCGCCTGAACCACGAAGAGGTCGCGAAGTCGCTCGAGGAGGGCGTGCGCTACCTCGAGCTCCTCGCGCCTGCGGAGGTGCACGTCGATCGCTTCGGCGCGGCGGAGGCGATCAGCTTCGAGCGCCAGGAGATCGCGGAGGGCGGCGCGCTGCGTGGGACCGGCGAGCGCGTGAAGGTGCCGGCGCGCACGATCCTGGTCGCGGCGGGCACGCGCCCGAACGTGACCTACGAGCGCGAGCACCCCGGCACGTTCGCGATCGATCGCCGCGGGTTCTTCGCGAGCCACGACGCGCGGGTGGGCGAGGACGGAGCGATCACGCTGGTGCCCGCGCCGAGCGGCGAGGGCTTCTTCACGAGCCATGCGAAGGACGGGCGCGTCGTCAGCTACTACGGCGACAACCACCCGAAGTACGCGGGCAGCGTCGTGAAGGCGATGGCGAGCGCGAAGGACGGGCACGTGCACGTCTCGCGTCTCTTCGCGCGCGAGATCGCGGCGCTCGATCCCGCGCACCAGAGCACGCGCGACGCGTCGTGGAGCGCGCTCGTCGCGACGCTCGACGACGAGCTGCTCGCGCGGGTGCACGAGACGAAGCGGCTCGCGCCCGGCATCGTCGAGGTCGTGGTGCACGCGCCGCGCGCGGCCCGCGCGTTCCGGCCCGGGCAGTTCTATCGACTGCAGGGCCTCGAGAGCCTGGCGTCGCGCGCGCAAGGCACGTCACTCGTCACCGAGGGCCTCGCGCTCACCGGTGCACGCACCGATCTCGAGCGCGGCCTGGTCTCGGTGATCGTGCTCGAGATGGGCGCGTCGTCGAAGCTCTGCGAGCGCATGCGTCCCGGCGATCCGATCGTGCTGATGGGCCCGACCGGCGCGCCCACCGAGATCGGGCACGGCGAGAACGTGCTCCTGCTCGGCGGCGGGCTCGGCAACGCGGTGCTCTTCTCGATCGGTCGCGCGCTGCGCGAGGCGGGATCGCGCGTGCTGTACTTCGCGGGCTATCGCGACAGCGCGCAGCTCTTCGAGCAGGACGAGATCGAGGCGAGCTCGGATCAGGTCATCTGGGCGAACGACACCGGCGCGTCGATCGCGCCGCGCCGCCCGCAGGACGGGCAGTTCCGCGGGAACATCGTGCAGGCGATGCAGGCCTACGAGCGCGGTGAGCTCGGCGAGCGCGTGTTCTCGCTCGGCGAGGTCGATCGTGTGCTCGCGATCGGCTCCGACGGGATGATGCGCGCGGTGCGCGATGCGCGGCAGGGACCGCTCGTGCAGCTCGGCCGCGCGAAGGTCGCGCTCGGCAGCATCAACTCGCCGATGCAGTGCATGATGAAAGAGATCTGCGGGCAGTGCCTGCAGCGGCGCGTGGACCCGGCGACCGGCAAGGAGCGCTTCGTGTACACGTGCTACGAGCAGGATCAGCCGCTCGACGAGGTCGACTTCGACTTCCTGCGGCAGCGACTGCGCCAGAGCTCGGCGCACGAGAAGCTCGCGGACGCGTGGCTCGCGCACGTGCTCGCGAGCGAGAGCGTCGCGCAAGCTGCGGAGTGA